From Motilibacter peucedani, the proteins below share one genomic window:
- a CDS encoding transglycosylase SLT domain-containing protein, protein MSVAAAAPSGMTDVQARIAAIQARIGTLAAGGNVAKPLSGSLGLTASAATGSFSDSLASALGSSDPSSDGSEGSDGVLGLGSSSALGVGALGSTAGVSGTASATGAGSTGSVAVSLAKDYLGIPYLWGGTDPAKGLDCSGLTKLVYGKLGVTLPRVSADQSKVGEKIPSLAQAQPGDLLFFHSPVTHVAIYAGGGKMVEAPHTGAKVRVSDVWATPSVIRRVLPSGPSATAATGAAGALTGTPYSALFQSEGARAGVSPALLAAVAKTESGFRSDATSPAGAVGLMQLMPSTAAGLGVDPSDPRQAVRGAATLLAGYLKDYSGDVDTALAAYNAGPAAVRSYGGVPPYGETKAYVARVRAAMQEVST, encoded by the coding sequence GTGAGCGTCGCTGCCGCTGCGCCCTCGGGCATGACCGACGTGCAGGCCCGCATCGCGGCCATCCAGGCCCGCATCGGCACGCTGGCCGCCGGCGGCAACGTCGCGAAGCCGCTCTCGGGCTCGCTGGGCCTCACCGCGTCGGCCGCCACCGGCAGCTTCTCCGACAGCCTGGCCTCCGCGCTCGGCTCCTCCGACCCGTCGTCGGACGGGTCGGAGGGCTCCGACGGCGTGCTCGGGCTCGGCAGCAGCAGCGCCCTCGGCGTCGGCGCCCTCGGCTCGACCGCCGGAGTCAGCGGCACCGCGTCGGCGACCGGCGCGGGCTCGACCGGCTCGGTCGCTGTCTCGCTGGCCAAGGACTACCTCGGCATCCCCTACCTGTGGGGCGGCACCGACCCCGCCAAGGGGCTCGACTGCTCCGGGCTCACCAAGCTCGTCTACGGCAAGCTCGGCGTCACCCTGCCGCGCGTCAGCGCCGACCAGTCGAAGGTGGGGGAGAAGATCCCCTCGCTGGCGCAGGCCCAGCCGGGCGACCTGCTCTTCTTCCACTCGCCGGTGACCCACGTGGCGATCTACGCCGGCGGCGGCAAGATGGTCGAGGCGCCGCACACCGGCGCCAAGGTGCGCGTCTCCGACGTGTGGGCGACGCCGTCGGTGATCCGGCGGGTGCTGCCCTCGGGTCCCTCGGCCACGGCGGCGACCGGCGCGGCGGGTGCACTGACCGGCACGCCGTACTCCGCGCTGTTCCAGTCGGAGGGCGCCCGCGCCGGCGTCTCACCGGCGCTGCTCGCCGCGGTGGCCAAGACGGAGTCCGGCTTCCGCAGCGACGCGACGAGCCCGGCGGGGGCCGTGGGGCTCATGCAGCTCATGCCGTCCACGGCCGCCGGGCTCGGGGTCGACCCGAGCGACCCGCGCCAGGCCGTACGCGGTGCTGCGACGCTGCTCGCCGGTTATCTCAAGGACTACTCCGGAGACGTCGACACCGCTCTTGCGGCGTACAACGCAGGACCTGCGGCTGTGCGCTCGTACGGCGGCGTCCCGCCGTACGGAGAGACGAAGGCATACGTCGCCAGAGTGCGCGCTGCCATGCAGGAGGTTTCCACGTGA